One Mobula hypostoma chromosome 5, sMobHyp1.1, whole genome shotgun sequence DNA segment encodes these proteins:
- the LOC134347123 gene encoding proteinase-activated receptor 2-like, giving the protein MTLAILLACALVIPVCYAAKGRSFIGKITNDSDPDSPLSVDKFAASVLTSGLTTIFLPLVYIIVFIIGLPTNAMALWVFAFRTKIKHPATIYMANLALADLLFIIWLPLKISYYLNGNNWIFGEGMCKVLVVFFYGNMYCSILFITCLSVQRYWVVVKPISQARRKNKIAYVVSIFIWILIVFGTMPLYLNIQQTAQITDLDITTCHDVLPEAKLAASMFDYFLSLAIGIYFFPALLTLTAYILMIKTLKASAGEDNIGKGRKRAIRLIITVLVLYLVCFTPSNVVLIVHYYLIKHHQNSNIYALYIISLCLSGINSCIDPFVYYFVSKDFRDHVQNTLRCRSVRTVRSIQASITSLKYSRRSTSYTSASKSHTTTSNC; this is encoded by the coding sequence AAGGTCGAAGCTTTATTGGCAAAATTACCAATGACAGTGACCCTGATTCTCCCTTGAGCGTCGATAAGTTTGCTGCATCCGTTCTGACCAGTGGGCTTACTACAATCTTTTTGCCATTGGTCTACATCATTGTGTTCATCATTGGTTTGCCTACAAATGCCATGGCGCTCTGGGTCTTCGCCTTTCGAACGAAAATCAAACATCCAGCAACTATTTACATGGCTAACCTGGCTTTGGCAGATCTGCTGTTCATTATCTGGTTACCCCTGAAAATTTCATACTATTTGAATGGCAACAATTGGATTTTTGGAGAAGGAATGTGCAAAGTGCTGGTTGTGTTTTTCTATGGAAATATGTACTGCTCCATTTTATTCATAACTTGCCTCAGTGTACAAAGGTACTGGGTTGTTGTAAaaccaatttctcaggcaaggaggAAGAATAAGATTGCTTATGTTGTATCAATTTTCATTTGGATACTGATTGTATTTGGCACAATGCCATTGTATTTAAATATCCAACAAACAGCACAGATTACTGACCTTGACATTACAACCTGTCATGATGTTCTACCAGAAGCAAAGCTTGCCGCTAGCATGTTTGACTATTTTCTGTCTTTGGCTATAGGGATATATTTCTTCCCAGCACTATTGACCTTAACTGCATATATATTGATGATCAAAACATTGAAAGCTTCAGCTGGTGAAGATAACATTGGGAAAGGGCGCAAGAGAGCAATTAGACTGATCATCACCGTTCTTGTGCTGTATTTAGTATGCTTCACTCCCAGCAATGTTGTTCTTATtgtccattattatttgataaAACATCATCAGAACAGCAATATTTATGCTCTTTACATTATAAGCCTTTGTTTATCTGGCATAAATAGTTGCATTGATCCCTTTGTCTATTACTTTGTTTCCAAAGACTTCAGGGATCATGTTCAGAATACATTGCGGTGTCGTAGTGTCAGAACGGTTAGAAGTATCCAGGCTTCCATTACTTCTCTAAAATATTCCAGAAGATCGACTTCCTATACTTCCGCTA